One window of Anaerolineae bacterium genomic DNA carries:
- a CDS encoding NAD-dependent deacylase: MIEELLKRRKRDLKLAALTGAGISAESGIPTFRGEEGLWKRYRPEELATPEAFARNPALVWEWYDWRRQIIARSKPNPAHRTLAEMEEAFPHFTLITQNVDGLHQAAGSKRVLELHGNIWRVRCVKEGIVMENREVPLREIPPRCPCGALLRPDVVWFGEALPSDVLEEAFRAAGECEIMLVIGTSAVVQPAASIPLVAFRRGAAIVEINPQETPLSPYATETVRGKAGETLPLLWEKWRSIIGF; encoded by the coding sequence ATGATCGAAGAACTTCTTAAGCGACGGAAGCGGGATTTAAAGCTTGCAGCCCTGACCGGGGCAGGTATTTCAGCCGAAAGCGGCATTCCCACCTTCAGGGGTGAAGAGGGCCTCTGGAAGAGGTATCGCCCTGAAGAGCTTGCTACTCCCGAAGCCTTCGCCAGGAACCCAGCCCTGGTGTGGGAGTGGTACGACTGGCGCAGACAGATTATCGCCAGAAGCAAACCGAACCCGGCCCACAGGACTCTGGCGGAAATGGAGGAGGCCTTCCCTCATTTCACCCTAATAACCCAGAACGTGGATGGCCTCCATCAGGCGGCCGGAAGCAAGAGGGTTCTGGAACTTCACGGCAATATATGGCGGGTCCGGTGCGTCAAAGAAGGTATTGTTATGGAAAACCGGGAAGTGCCTCTCAGAGAAATCCCACCACGATGCCCGTGCGGAGCCCTCCTCAGACCGGATGTAGTGTGGTTTGGGGAAGCATTACCATCGGATGTGCTGGAAGAAGCCTTCAGAGCTGCCGGAGAGTGCGAAATCATGCTGGTTATCGGAACTTCAGCCGTAGTGCAACCAGCAGCTTCCATCCCCTTGGTGGCCTTCAGAAGGGGAGCCGCAATTGTGGAGATAAATCCCCAGGAAACACCCCTTTCTCCTTACGCCACAGAAACTGTAAGGGGTAAGGCGGGGGAAACTCTGCCCCTCCTTTGGGAAAAATGGAGATCCATTATCGGATTCTAA
- a CDS encoding MBL fold metallo-hydrolase, producing the protein MAKLVILFDNISLHRGIKPGWGFSALLEVNQRRILFDAGPLSPLPAFKALNIPPEAIKEAVLSHFHLDHYGGFVDFLQANPGITLYVPSPVPPDLKAQWQVLASLQEVQEPLELGDGLWLTGPLGSRIPEMALLAETPVGLLMVVGCAHPGLEELVRKAEEIAGRAPSIIAGGLHVMGLKPHKVHRIAKKLREMGVKRLIGCHCSGKEALRIARQEFGDGVQSGGIGRAFEL; encoded by the coding sequence ATGGCGAAGCTTGTAATCCTTTTTGACAACATCTCGCTCCATAGGGGAATAAAGCCAGGCTGGGGTTTCTCGGCGCTCCTGGAGGTAAACCAGCGTAGGATTCTATTTGATGCGGGCCCACTTTCCCCGCTTCCTGCCTTCAAGGCCTTGAACATCCCTCCAGAAGCCATCAAAGAAGCGGTGCTTTCCCACTTTCACCTGGACCATTACGGGGGATTTGTGGATTTTCTTCAGGCAAATCCGGGAATTACCCTTTACGTTCCCTCGCCGGTTCCACCAGATCTGAAAGCCCAATGGCAGGTACTGGCGAGCCTTCAGGAAGTCCAGGAGCCGCTGGAATTAGGGGATGGCCTCTGGCTCACTGGCCCTCTGGGCTCCAGGATTCCCGAGATGGCCCTTCTAGCCGAAACTCCTGTAGGCCTTCTTATGGTAGTAGGCTGCGCTCACCCCGGTCTGGAGGAGCTGGTTCGAAAAGCAGAGGAGATAGCCGGAAGAGCTCCCTCCATCATTGCAGGAGGATTGCACGTAATGGGGCTTAAACCCCACAAGGTCCATCGTATAGCGAAAAAGCTCAGGGAGATGGGGGTAAAGAGGCTCATAGGCTGTCACTGTTCCGGGAAAGAAGCCCTCCGCATCGCCAGGCAGGAGTTTGGAGATGGGGTTCAGAGCGGAGGGATAGGAAGGGCCTTTGAACTTTGA
- the rsfS gene encoding ribosome silencing factor, which yields MKKGGENLDSLELAHRIVDLIMDKKAYDILVLDLRKIFPLADYFVICTGDSEKQLEAIASEVREKLEAEGIAPLGVEGTPDSGWVLMDYRDVILHIFMPAQRDYYELEKLWRKAPVVVRIR from the coding sequence TTGAAGAAAGGAGGTGAGAATCTGGATTCCCTGGAACTGGCGCACCGCATTGTGGATTTAATCATGGACAAGAAAGCCTACGATATATTGGTCTTGGACTTGAGAAAAATCTTCCCGCTGGCTGATTATTTTGTCATCTGCACTGGCGACTCCGAGAAGCAACTGGAAGCCATCGCCAGCGAAGTGCGGGAAAAGCTTGAGGCCGAAGGGATAGCACCTCTGGGTGTGGAAGGGACACCGGACTCGGGCTGGGTTCTGATGGATTACAGAGATGTGATACTGCACATCTTTATGCCGGCCCAGAGGGACTACTACGAACTGGAGAAGCTGTGGAGGAAAGCCCCGGTAGTGGTTAGAATCCGATAA